One Lutzomyia longipalpis isolate SR_M1_2022 chromosome 4, ASM2433408v1 DNA segment encodes these proteins:
- the LOC129794566 gene encoding juvenile hormone acid O-methyltransferase-like, with the protein MSVGFDSHLINQFNRIRDSELKPIFSKYGYLLNWTPKEAILDVGCGTGDISSKFIYPLIPKNYSRYVCSDISPTMLKEAEKKFAGKPRVSFELLDITKKLNETNTFDHIFSMWCLMWVADQSKAFKNMYELLAPGGRSFHVFIQRHIFMETILEVIQRPKWKKFIPNPREVYPFPYQNDPDPVERIRSMMKKIGYVNVEVYLEPNTFAFANKEEFFGFLMTLPNPLHLMTKPEQEEYLRENVELAYVNNVINESGKLEDAGDNLVVYGEKE; encoded by the exons ATGAGTGTTGGCTTTGATTCACACCTCATTAATCAGTTTAATCGGATTCGTGACTCTGAACTTAAACCGATATTCTCAAAATACGGCTATCTGCTTAATTGGACGCCGAAAGAAGCTATTCTTGATGTTGGCTGTGGAACAGGAGATATATCCTCGAAGTTTATTTATCCACTcattcccaaaaattattcacgCTACGTTTGCTCTGACATATCGCCTACAATGCTTAAGGAAGCGGAGAAGAAGTTTGCGGGGAAACCCAGAGTTTCCTTTGAACTCTTGGACATAACGAAGAAGTTAAATGAAACGAATACCTTTGATCACATCTTCTCTATGTGGTGCCTGATGTGGGTGGCAGATCAGTCGAAAGCCTTCAAGAATATGTACGAACTTCTAGCACCTGGAGGACGAAGTTTCCACGTCTTCATTCAGAGGCATATTTTCATGGAGACAATCTTAGAGGTAATTCAACGCCCCAAATGGAAGAAATTCATTCCAAATCCAAGAGAAGTTTATCCATTCCCCTACCAAAATGATCCTGATCCCGTTGAAAGAATAAGGAGCATGATGAAGAAGATTGGGTACGTTAACGTGGAAGTTTATTTGGAACCAAACACTTTTGCTTTTGccaataaagaagaattttttg GATTCCTAATGACCCTTCCGAATCCTTTGCATTTGATGACTAAACCTGAGCAAGAAGAGTACTTAAGAGAAAATGTTGAACTGGCTTATGTCAACAATGTTATTAATGAATCGGGTAAATTGGAAGATGCTGGAGACAATTTAGTTGTTTATGGTGAGAAGGAGTAA